ATCCAAGCCAgcctttcaaaacaattttcacatGGTCCCATGTTCAATATCACATGACTGGTGCAGATGCATGTGCTGTCTGAGAGACTTTCCAGCAATTGAAAACTTCTCCTTGAGCATATGAGATGGGATTTGGTGAGATTACTAGATGAGTTTATTTTAATCATGCAATCTTTTGTATAGATATTAAGATTGACTATTTAAATTTTCTACATGCATATATTTATGAGTCACACTGTGACAGAAATAAATCTTGACCATATAAATATACATAATAGATATCTGGTTAAGATTAAAAGCTTTTAATGCTCAATTAACTAGTATCAGTCCCTTCAACTCTCTAGCACCGACACTTCTAAAAAAAGTGTGTTTGTGTCAAAATCGACACTGATACTTATAATTAATTtgcttatttttttaaaattattaccgATGTCGACATGTCACTATTGTGTTTCCGGTGTTTGTGCTTCATAACCTTTATTGCTACCAATGTAATTGGATGGCAATGTTAATACTTGCATATGAGCAGCACCATGCAATGTTTTCCATACCACAAAAGCACTCGATTTCCTAAACTAGGCACACAAAGAAGGATATTCTTAATTTTTGTACATGCTGCATTATCTAAACCTCGGTGTATCAAAATACTGTAGTCTTTCATTGTACTTAGACAGTACAATTCATGTATTCTGATCCCATCCCATCCCATCCCATGTGACATTGACATTGATCAAATGGAAGCATTGAAGTGACTAGTTTGTTGTCACATTATTAAGTGTCAATGGATCATGCTTCAATACATATCCATGTTATGTTGCACTTCTTCTTACATTCTGAAGAAACATGCATGGACCCTACTAATAATGAATTTCCAGTTTGGCATCAAATTGGGTGTCCAAGTTGTGCACTATGTAATGATACTTACCTCTAGTTTTCTCAACAAGAAATTAATGACATCATCTTAACCAAGGTGCTGATCCTTTCACAAGCTAATATTTGGCTTTTTTATTTATCTCATCAGTCATTGTTTTTTAAAGCCATTTCAACTTCTTAGCATCAATTTGTTAATTGTTGATTAGTCTAAATTTTCAGATTTTTCTGATGAGAGGTAGGGACTATAGAGGAGCTAAATCTGTGAAAGTTGATGATTATTGAAGCATTGGTGCTTCCTCGACCCACTACCCTTATCCTTCTCTTGCCTCCTGAAAGGGTGAGAATCCTGCAAGGAGCACATTTTATAATGCAATGTAAAGCACCATGCAACTTGCTTTGCAAAAATCAAATGGTTCATTTTCACTATGAGTGTGTTCTTTTACTAGAATGGTTGGCCAAAAACCTTGATCATCTATGTGGTACACTAAGTCTTGAATAAATAAGTTAGATCAATTTACCAAGTCCCACTGAAGTTATTGTAATGGGTCATAATACTAGATACCTACTTTAATTATCAGAATGAGAATATATATTTCAAGTTACATATTTGAGAACATTTACATGCATATTCAATAATTATGCATTATCATAAATTCTTTTTGAAGTTGAGTATTGTCCTTacagtaataaaaaaaaaaagacctaATCGTTTGTATTTTCATCTTCAAAATCAACATTATTCTGTAGTTTTATTGACAAAACAAAAGCCAGGCTCAAGCACatcaatttgaaaaataaaaaataaaaaatttattgccTTCACTTAATAGACAAAACCGAAATCAATGATTGAGGATCAAATTAAATGAGCAACCATACTATGAGCTGTTGGGGTGTTAAAAAAACCTGTGAACCAAACTGAACCAAAGTTAAAATAACCGAACCGTTATATTTAGTTAGTGAACCAAACCATATTGTACTAAAGGTTCTAGAACCAAACCATATGACAAATATACCGAATCAAAATTGAAATCGAACCGAACCGAAATTGAAACTGAAAAATACTAAAaacaagttaattttttttaaaaaaaaaaattaacggtTCGGTTCTTTATCAAATGgttcggtttgaaaaaaatattttctaacgGTTCGGAATTTCTAAACGATATACCAAATCAATAattttggttcggtttggttataaataaattgaaacggTTCAGTAcgatacaaataattttaactaTGATCTAGTTCGGTTCAGTTCTGTTTTCTCAAAAAACCATACCATGATCAGCCCTAATGACCTATGCGAAATCAACAACTTCAAAGACAATTTAACTTACTAGTCTTAGCTAACTACTCTAAATCACAGAAAACTCAGAAATATATTGATATACAAAGTTTAAATTACAAAGCATGCCCAGAATACACGAGATAGGTTATAGGTAGCACAGATTAACCTCAAGACTTGAAAAGTGTATAAATTGTGTAAGCTGGAACTCCAACATCTGTAGTAGTTCCTGTACAACAATAAATcttatattcttttttttataaatttagtaTCTGTTTAACATGAAAAAACTCACGATAAACCAAAAAACTTTCTGCGTGGGGTAGATAGGCTCCTTCTAAATTCAGGCATGGATGTATTATTTCCTTCATTATGATTACTACCTGAACCATTCAAAAGTTTGTTTTCAACTTTTCTTGCTGATAAAGGCTCTTCTGCCTGCACTATTCCTCTGCATATGACAAAAAAAGCTCTATTATCGTTACCAATGATGCTAAGGCGACATAATATCCTTTTTAAGATAGAAACAATTGTAGTAACTAAATTAACAAAAGAAACAATTCTAGTAACTAAATAAGCAAAGTCACTGCATGCTACTGCTAGCCATACCTTGATTCAAGGTTCTGAAAATTCCTTGAAAAGTTCTGACGTATCTTATTTTGATTTAAAGAACCACGAACAGCAGACTCAACAAATCTAAGATCATTTTCGGGCTCAGAGTGATCACTCTTTGGAGGTGTCTCCACTGTCTTTTCACCAGCATATTCTATGCCAGAAGTAAACACCGGGATCAACTCAGGCTTTTGAATCTTTAAGGGAGATGATAGATGATGTTTGGCCTTAGCCTTAGTTTCAAGCTTGCTTTTCCTAATGCCGCCTTGTCTTACAGCACTTAGTTCTTGCTTGAATTGTTCCTCTTCGAGTTTTACTGGCTCTGGTGAATTCACATGCAACCTTGCATTATTCTCAAGGGATGCAACCATTGGCATTGGGACAAGAAATTTGTTAACAGGTACTCTAGCTGGAAATGGATGCTTTAATACTGGCTGGTTGTCTATTGTGTCATTTTTTAACTTGCTTTTAACGACTGACCCTCTATTGGTAGATGTTGATCTTCTAACTGGAGGGGATGGTGATCTTCCTTTCCCTGATCTCGCTAATTTTTCTTCAGTGAGAAGTGACATTTTTGGTATGGACTCCTTGTCCATTAATGCTGAGGGAAACCTTGACCTTCTTTGCTTACCCGAAGAGCAGCTTCTAGCCTGAAAATATAATTTCACATGAACTTATTGAGAAAAGTACAAGTTACAATTCGGTATCGCATAATTTGCAAATGTACTTATTACAGACTTCTATCGTTGAGTATATAATTTTTCAATAACCTCAAAGTTTCTATCATCCATGAGTCTTTGACTTGTTTCAGGCTTAATGCTGCCACTGGTGCCATACTTGGGCAAATGATACGGTGAAACAGCTCTCGGTTTTGGAGAATCTGTAGCATTTCGAGTATTCCCAGCTTTCCACTGCTCCAGCtctgtttcttttctttccaaTGCTAATTTGAGACTTGATATCTGAAAAAAGATCCAATTGTCTTCATTTGTTGTTTATATTAGAtttcaaaattgcaaagtttatGATCGAAGTTCAAACCTCTTCCTTCAGTTCTCGAATTTCTCCAGTTTCTTTATTAGATTGAGCAGCCCCAAGTTCAATGGATGCAACCCTCTCAGCAAACTTGAGTGTGCTAATTGTCTCCCCAATAGCATTAAGTTCGGGATTAATATGAACAAACATCAAAGTTTTGGCATGCCCTCCTAGTgataaaacaacaaaagaaacatGGACTAGTTTACGAGTAtagaaaatcaatcaaacataCAACTGTGTTAATAACCACATGCATTGTTATCATATTCCAATAAAATTGTACAAATGGTGCTAAAATCCAAAGTAGAACAGTGTGTGATGAAAAGAGAAATGGTGAACAAAGTTTAAATCTTAATGTTATTATCGCTAATTCTTATGAGTAGTTTGAAACGGGGGAAAAGAATAAATAGAGATATGTTACCTAAAGAATCTTGTAACACTTGTGTGAGCTTGCTATTTCGGTAAGGGATATGTAAACTTTTCTGTGCCAAAGCAGAAATAACATCCCCAAGTGCTGAAAGTGATCTATTTATATGTTGGGCCTCCTTTAATCTCTCGCCAACAGCCTCAGATTTGTCAACTCTCTCACTACCGGCCAAATCCACAAGATGGAGACATCCCCTAAGAATGGAGTTAGAAACTAACTCCCTGCCTCGAACATGAATCGTCAAAACACTGCAATAGGATGGGATAGGATGAATAGTTTTATCAAATACAAATATCTGACTGTTATTATTTGTCTATATTCATGAAGATCTAAAATGGAATCCGTATAAATTTGCATCATAGAAACTACCGTAGAGGATCCAAGTCAATGAAAATGACATTTTACCTATGAGAACGACTGCTTCTCTCATTTAGAGCTGTAGCACCTACAGCACGGTTTTTCTGACCAATTCTCATTAAATTTAGAACATCTCGAGTACAAGTAACTGGAACTAAAAATGCATCAGGAACATTGAGGCCATTCAGCTGGGAAGTGTTTCGTACGTCTAATGTATATCTTGTTAAGGAactataaaaaccataaaataaatgctATTGCTAATATCTATACAATACAATTAGTTAAGAATTTAAGCTACCTTACAGaagtaaaaaataattatcatacAAGCACTGCTTGATTAAAGGATATCTTCTGTTAGAGCCATCACTAACTAATAAGTCTCTCACTTGTTCATTGTATATTTCAATCATCTGGACGAAAACTTCATATTTTATGGAATCTGATCTTTCCTttgatatattaaataaatcacgTAAAGCCCTATAGTTTACACCCCATGTCTCTTCAGCTGACAGATCAGGACCACTCTGCAGAAACAATTAATCACGTTAATTACTATACATATATGAGAAAAATGACTTAACAATATAGTAGGTATCCTAATTGAAATTATTCTATACCAACTTTGCCAGTTCAAATGACTGCATCGACATATGTAATGTAAAATGTACTACAAATATTATGCATGTGTAAAAAATACCATCGTGTAGGTCTTCCCTGAACCGGTCTGTCCATATGCAAAGACACATACATTGTAACCATCTAAAACAGATCTGATCAACGGTTGAGTGTCAGCATAAATTTGTTCTGcagatgaaaaagaagaaaacatcATGAGAAGGTTTAAACAATAACACCTAAGACCTAAAATAACATAACAATAAGTATATATTTGCAAGAAAAATCATTAATATATTAACAGTATATGATACCATGACCATTATTGACATATAAAGACTCAGCATGTACAAATATGTTATACTTATATGATACTAGTAAAACAAAGTACATGTTGGTTCTAAACCATATATATACCTTTGGCAGTAAgttattgaaaaattaaaatacctTGTGTTACACTTGTTCCAAACACCTTATCAAATGAAAATACCCTTCTTGCATCTTTTCCTTGCTTGATGGGATTCACAATCATCATGTCTCCATTTTCTCCAATATAGTCTACTGTAGACTGCCCATTTGATTGTCCCGGTAAGAAGGGTCTCACTCTACAGTAAACCCTAATGGCTCCTGTtgtaagataataaattcattaatCTAAATATTCTTATAAATTAATGAATTCATCAAATTCATTGTTAGGACGCGTTTTGGATTCTTACGCACCTTTGAGGTCTTGTACTTGGTTGTAGAGAAAACGGTTCTCTTCCAAAACTTTGTGGTAAGAAGAAGAGGCCACTTCAAGGCTCTTAATATGATGCTCTAATTAGGACATACATAGAACTTAAGTCAGCATACAAGGAAGACATTGTtcatcaaattaaaacaaagtcgAACAGGATTACCTAGCCTACTAAATTCTTGTTCCCACTCTGATTGAATTTGCTTTACTTCAAGTTTTGTATCTTCAAAGAAGTATTTTACCGTCTGTAACAAGAAAAAAGAAACTTAGCATATGGGTGTGCTAAAATGCTAATCTAAATTCATATGTTAGCGTAACAAGAGAAGTAGGTCCTGCTATCCAAAAATTGTACCTCAAGTTGTTTCTGTTGAGTATTGATTACTTCAGAATATTTGGCAGAGTAATTGACATTTTGTCGAATAATATCACGCCTGCCACCACAAACGCAGAATTTGGAGAAATCATTTGATGCCAAACTACTTCTTTGATTAAGATATAGTGAGATAGCTTCTACAAACTCCCTCTTTGAGAGACAACCAATAtccccttttaatattttcttcaGGAAAAGTCCAAGCTGCAGAAATTGGTGAGAAGTATATGTATTTTAA
The sequence above is drawn from the Vicia villosa cultivar HV-30 ecotype Madison, WI unplaced genomic scaffold, Vvil1.0 ctg.000325F_1_1, whole genome shotgun sequence genome and encodes:
- the LOC131626815 gene encoding kinesin-like protein KIN-14F isoform X2, with the protein product MNNIIEEESFNDYDLAHRKAEEAASRRYEASEWLRQMDNVASSFLPPKPSQQQFYLALRNGIILCNVLNRVNPGAVVKVVDNSALADAATVEGAAHSAIQYFENMRNFLYAVKDMQLLTFEASDLEKGGSSNKVVDCILCLKGYYEWKLSGGVGVWRYGGTVRITSLPKRSPSSSIVGSDSADDSLEESESSQYEHLLEFLSLSEEFLNEETKTTNVLAFLFDHFGLRLLQAYIRETDGIDDLPLNTMVIDALLSKVVKDFSSLLVSQGTELGLFLKKILKGDIGCLSKREFVEAISLYLNQRSSLASNDFSKFCVCGGRRDIIRQNVNYSAKYSEVINTQQKQLETVKYFFEDTKLEVKQIQSEWEQEFSRLEHHIKSLEVASSSYHKVLEENRFLYNQVQDLKGAIRVYCRVRPFLPGQSNGQSTVDYIGENGDMMIVNPIKQGKDARRVFSFDKVFGTSVTQEQIYADTQPLIRSVLDGYNVCVFAYGQTGSGKTYTMSGPDLSAEETWGVNYRALRDLFNISKERSDSIKYEVFVQMIEIYNEQVRDLLVSDGSNRRLDVRNTSQLNGLNVPDAFLVPVTCTRDVLNLMRIGQKNRAVGATALNERSSRSHSVLTIHVRGRELVSNSILRGCLHLVDLAGSERVDKSEAVGERLKEAQHINRSLSALGDVISALAQKSLHIPYRNSKLTQVLQDSLGGHAKTLMFVHINPELNAIGETISTLKFAERVASIELGAAQSNKETGEIRELKEEISSLKLALERKETELEQWKAGNTRNATDSPKPRAVSPYHLPKYGTSGSIKPETSQRLMDDRNFEARSCSSGKQRRSRFPSALMDKESIPKMSLLTEEKLARSGKGRSPSPPVRRSTSTNRGSVVKSKLKNDTIDNQPVLKHPFPARVPVNKFLVPMPMVASLENNARLHVNSPEPVKLEEEQFKQELSAVRQGGIRKSKLETKAKAKHHLSSPLKIQKPELIPVFTSGIEYAGEKTVETPPKSDHSEPENDLRFVESAVRGSLNQNKIRQNFSRNFQNLESRGIVQAEEPLSARKVENKLLNGSGSNHNEGNNTSMPEFRRSLSTPRRKFFGLS
- the LOC131626815 gene encoding kinesin-like protein KIN-14F isoform X1, with the protein product MPQEVSQSQNSFFTSPSKRGLKGLVSMNNIIEEESFNDYDLAHRKAEEAASRRYEASEWLRQMDNVASSFLPPKPSQQQFYLALRNGIILCNVLNRVNPGAVVKVVDNSALADAATVEGAAHSAIQYFENMRNFLYAVKDMQLLTFEASDLEKGGSSNKVVDCILCLKGYYEWKLSGGVGVWRYGGTVRITSLPKRSPSSSIVGSDSADDSLEESESSQYEHLLEFLSLSEEFLNEETKTTNVLAFLFDHFGLRLLQAYIRETDGIDDLPLNTMVIDALLSKVVKDFSSLLVSQGTELGLFLKKILKGDIGCLSKREFVEAISLYLNQRSSLASNDFSKFCVCGGRRDIIRQNVNYSAKYSEVINTQQKQLETVKYFFEDTKLEVKQIQSEWEQEFSRLEHHIKSLEVASSSYHKVLEENRFLYNQVQDLKGAIRVYCRVRPFLPGQSNGQSTVDYIGENGDMMIVNPIKQGKDARRVFSFDKVFGTSVTQEQIYADTQPLIRSVLDGYNVCVFAYGQTGSGKTYTMSGPDLSAEETWGVNYRALRDLFNISKERSDSIKYEVFVQMIEIYNEQVRDLLVSDGSNRRLDVRNTSQLNGLNVPDAFLVPVTCTRDVLNLMRIGQKNRAVGATALNERSSRSHSVLTIHVRGRELVSNSILRGCLHLVDLAGSERVDKSEAVGERLKEAQHINRSLSALGDVISALAQKSLHIPYRNSKLTQVLQDSLGGHAKTLMFVHINPELNAIGETISTLKFAERVASIELGAAQSNKETGEIRELKEEISSLKLALERKETELEQWKAGNTRNATDSPKPRAVSPYHLPKYGTSGSIKPETSQRLMDDRNFEARSCSSGKQRRSRFPSALMDKESIPKMSLLTEEKLARSGKGRSPSPPVRRSTSTNRGSVVKSKLKNDTIDNQPVLKHPFPARVPVNKFLVPMPMVASLENNARLHVNSPEPVKLEEEQFKQELSAVRQGGIRKSKLETKAKAKHHLSSPLKIQKPELIPVFTSGIEYAGEKTVETPPKSDHSEPENDLRFVESAVRGSLNQNKIRQNFSRNFQNLESRGIVQAEEPLSARKVENKLLNGSGSNHNEGNNTSMPEFRRSLSTPRRKFFGLS